A window of Miscanthus floridulus cultivar M001 chromosome 12, ASM1932011v1, whole genome shotgun sequence genomic DNA:
tcgactcacattgtactcactcaacattaatcttgccatgccaatcaaggttctattcttcctcttaataaggccatttgattatggagtgtacttggctgagaattgatgtctaattccaaattcatcatacaCCTCATCAATTCttatgttcttgaactcactaccattgtcacttctaactctcttgatggttgtttcaaactcattgtgtatgcccttgacaaatgatttaaaagttacaaacacatcactcttgtccactagaaagaatgtccaagtgtatctagtgtaatcatccactatcacaaagccatatttgtctTCACCGAtgttagtgtattgtgttggcccaaacaagtccatgtgtaaTATCTTaaatgccttgctagtgctcattatgtttttcataggatgggtgtttccaacttatttgtcggcttgacaagaattacaaagcttatccttttaaAACACAACaactttcaagcctctaaccaagtcatgcttaaccaatctaatTTTGAGTTTATTCATTTTTTTACAATAATTTCAAGCAAACATATTTAATTACACGTTATTTGACTTGTTGTTTATTGTACCTACAATCAATTTTTTAGAACCTAAACTAAGACTACATGAACTATTTAGTTGAAAATTAAAATATCCATTAAGTAAACTTTTATTCAATGTTAAGACTTGTGTCTATGACTTCCATTATGAGGTAAGCGATTTTGTTATGATTGTGGATATTGTGGCATATGAGGTATGCACTCTTGCAATTGCAGTAATTATTACATCATGTGCGTTCATGTTATGAGCATATGTATCTGAGTTAGGTCAGTGAGTACTCTTGAGCCATGTCGGTGAGGAAGTTATATGACTATTCTGAAGTGATCTTGTGAATTATGCCTCCGCTTGATGATGGCCGCGACTGAATCGACACATCATTGTATGTTGCCTGATGACGTGTAAGATGTAGCTTAATACTTTGTTGGGTGTGAAGGCAGTGAACATGGCATATGCATTACATTTGCACTCTTTGATGTTTACTTACAGTGAAGTATTGAAGTATTGACGTTGGCATGAAATTGGACACGAGGAGtattattttcttttattttatggAGGTGGTTTAtttattgcatatcataatattGTTTACTTATTTATGGTAGTGTCGTTAGATAAATAACCTAATCATGAATATTTATTTTCTTATGCTATCTTATTTATTACGTTAAATTAATGCTTAATGAACTTATAATATGAATGACATGTCTAGGCAGTTTGCTTGCTGAGATCTATTCTCACCTCTCTTATCTTTTCAGGCACTTGATTGAATGCACTGTTTGAAGggattagggcagtcccaatggtgtattgatgatgatttctatcctcattaaatgacttgccacgtaggcaaaacgctgacatggcaacgtaattaatgaagaaagagagcaaaaatcttaGAAATGGTTttctcatgaagaaatcaggttttctcttgacccaatgcaccaagaaaccatgaaatcgccattggggagaaaccacctgTTTCCAGGAggctcgtgtcgcactcctatTGGAggaaaaagatagagttgggagagaaaaagagaaaataattattactcatagaaaccatgggttgaaaagcagtactttttttgtgcggtatcctatgttatagaaactactagtttttttcattgggactgcccttagatTAGTGGCACGACTTCATTGTTTCATTGACACTTATGACAATAATAAATTTGCCTTGCTGTGATAAACTTACTGTCATGGTGACCTTTCGTGGTTTAAAAGGAAGAGGAAAGGAATGGTGGATGGTGGCTCGTTCACTCTGTTTGCAAGAGATAAGGCAGAGAGTTATTGTGGATCCCGCCCATGGTAAAATGAGCCCACTCATGCATATGGCTTGAAACGAGGTGGCACGAGTTAATTTTTGTTGTTCATCGCGTCTGTTTATGAGGCAGCAGGAGTTAATTTTTTGGGCTGTGGCTTTACTTGCGACTGTTAGTGTAAGTAACTCAGATAAAAAGTAAAGTCTAATAAAAACTATGTTGAAACTCATGGCTGAAAAGAAGTATAAAATTAGGTGCTTAATTAAAGACAACCCAGATGATATAAAGCAACTCTAGTTCTAAAGAACAAGAACAACCAAAAGAGAAGGAAGCAAAAATAGAGCATTCTTAGTGTAAGTAATCAGAGCTCAAGAAGCAACAAGCCAAAGGAGCAGAAATTAAGGATAGTACAGAGAGGAGCTGGAAACTGCTAGTAAAGTAACTGCCACAATAAAATTCTACCCATCTTCCCCCCTTAAACTAAGGAAAAGAAAGATCATACTAAATAAACAAGATTCTTTAAGACGATGGGACTAGCTGGCTCAAGAAATCCATGTGAACCTCCTTAAATTCAGAAAAGTATCAAGCGCTTCCATAAATCCTGAAACAGTTTTAGCATATTTTGGGTCAGCAACTGAAAAACTGACGACCTTAATTAGTGGCAGCCGCAAGCAAATGAAAGGCAGCATGATTTTCTTCTTGAAAATATATACTTAAAGCAAGGCAATGTTTATCAAGAGTAGAGCCACATTGCCTATAAATAGGCCTGATCAGTCCCTGCAGTTTTTGCAAAGCAACAAGTCCTCAACTTCGAAACAATATTAGTCTCTGATCTCCTAGCTAGTACCTCTGGATATGGCTCAGGGGGGTAATAAGGGCAAGAAGCTGGCAGTGTCATTGCGAGAGAAGAAAGATGCTGCAAATGCAGCTCTAGCGGCCTTAAGGAAAGAAGCAGGGGAATATAACTCTATGGTAAGTGTGTGGCAGCACTGCATATGACCCTTGATGCATTACTTCTACATATTTTACATTCCACTTTTCGAAACAAGTGTGTTGTCGCAGTAAGTAGAAATATATGATATAAGTTAGCTCATATATGTATTTATTCCAGCAAGGATTTGGGACAAACTAGGCAGTTAACTTGATAATTATGGTTTCGTTATTGACAGATGAACAGGATGGAAACAATGGCTGGTCCAGAACTGAGGGAGTATGTGTCACAAAATAAACACACACTGGGTAGCAAGATGAAAGCAACAATTAAGAAGGTCAGCATTTAATCCATGATCTATTCTCTGCATCATATTGGCCATTCCAAACTATTGATCACTAGTTCCATATATTGATACATGAACTACTATATATATTGCAGCTTCTACGGAAAggtaagcccaagaagaagagaaccatGCTGCACCCGATCGTAGGCGCAACACTCAAATTTCATAAAGATGATGACATGCCTGCAGCTGTTGGGTCTACAGGAGATGCATAAGGAGATGGATAGACTGACCATGAATATAGATGATACCTATGGCTATCGTAGTACCCCTTGTCGTCTGAAGCTATGTGTCTTTACTGTTTACCGTGTCTTCGTATGGCACCACTATTATGTTCGTACTTGGTGCAAAATGAGTCATATAATCTCCTATCAAAAGAAACTATTGTCGTCCATTGGTTACCTTTTAAATGCTGTTTGGTTGGCCCCTCTTGTGACATGATCTGATAACACCGTTAATTAATTGCAGCTGCTTCTTGTTTGTTTCACCTCCGATGTAATCAATTGCCAGTGAAATAGCTACCGAGCTTTCAACGAGTTGATTATGATCGATTTGGGAGGTAAGCGATAGCGATCTGTCAGTCCCATCAATCAAAGAGAAAAAAATTGTCAGCTCCCATTTGTCCCATGGTTGCCGAAGGGAAGCAGCCTCCCTCTATCTAGTACTCATCCATGCTTGATCACTCCAAGCTCAGATCGAAGGAAGGAGCCACCCGCAACCCACTACATTGGACTACTACAGAAATAAGTTTTATGCTCATGGACAAAAACGATCTTCAGGGCCGGTTCATAAAACCGTCACTACACCATCGATTGTAAAGATGTACCATTTGTAGCGTCGGGCATCTAACCGTCCTGTAAAAGCATTTCTAAGGGCAGCTTCGTTAAGCAATCTGCTCCTAAAATTACATTTTTCTGAGGTGGTTGGTTTACGGCAACAGTTGCTTTGTGACAACCGTCCTTGTAAATAGTTTTTTAGTGGCGGTTGCTCTATGACAACCGTCCTTAAACCATGTTTCTAGATACGGTTGCCTTAATGAAACCGTCTTTAAAACTACCTTTTCAACAACAGTTGTGGCAAGGCAACCTCAACTGAAAAAAAAATCCAGGGGATGTTGGCTTAAACGAACTGCCCCTAAAAAGCTATTTAAAAGGTCGGTTCTTGTCAACTAAACCGCCactgaaatcttgtttaaattttTGAAATATCCCGCCATATTTGGAATCTCGGTTTCCCACCAAATTTCAAACCCTGTTGCAATTCATCAAAAATAACTTCATATATGTATACATTATTCAGGTACTAGTTAATTAATACACACTTGATTTACAAAGTATTTTTGGGATACTTTAGTTCATAAACTATTAATTAACATTGTGCTTCATGTTGACAATGAACATAAGGGCCTTGTTGAAGCAAGAAGAGCCTCGAACTTAGGATTTTTCACATAGTCTGAAGTCTTATTGTCACACGTCTAATGATAGGACCAAGGGATAGGCCCAAGGTACCCTGCTGGGCCTAAAGAGGATCAGGTGTAAACAGTACTCGCAAGGTACTGTAGGCACGCCCACGGTTGTCGCGGGGGAGTCGGTTTAGATTAGATAGGACTCAGAGGAGTCCAAATCTTTAAGGGCATTCCTCGTTAGATTACTTAAGATGTAAGTCTACTCAAGACTATAAATACAGAGGTATTGTAATCCTCTGGAATCAAGAAAGAACGGCCTAAGGGCTTCCCTAcccctctcccttctctctctctagcGTCTCCCTCTACTCTCTCTCTGCGCCATCTCCTTCTCCTCTctccccaaaccctagccgccacctctCCTCCACCATAGCCACCGCCCCTAACCCTAGCGTTGCACCCCTAGGGCCCTCTCCCAACAGGGCTCTTACACTTATCATAGAAGTAGTCATTCTCGTAGAGGACCTCTCGCATGAGGAACGTGCAGAAACCATTGGTCCCACAGAGTAAGAGAGGCCCGGGAAAGCTTCTTTTCAACTCGTCCTGCATGGAGCTCCGTGATTCACGGAACTTCTTTAGTGGAGCTATTTTTGGTTTGGGTTCGGTTGTAGCTAGGGGAAAAGTTACACCAAATGGGGTCTTGATATGGTTTATCgatgtggatagcttgcatggATTTTAGGTAATAAAAAAAATAGTTTAAACCTCCTTCTAAGAAGAAGCATCGGCCCACTCTTATTATAGCCACACACCTATCATTTAAACCTATTACAGGTTTATAAGTAAAGACCAAGATGGTAAAGGAAAGATTATCCATTGCACACAAAGAACTGCATAGCCCTCGATTTTAGTGGGCCGGGTTTGCTCTTATGAAAGGTTTGTATTAATACAAAACGAAACCTGCCATAATTTTGATCACTCATTATCATCCATCCATGTTCAATAATAAAAGTTACTGTAATTGTGGTATTTTAaaggaaaaaaattcaaaattactTCCTGCAAGTTTAGGCAATGTTCAGAAACCCCCTAATCTATCGTTTGGTTCGATTTAGTCCCCTCGGCATTTCAATTGGTCTAATTTACCCGCTAACAAGATTTATCTTTTTTGTTTCTTCATACAAGTTGAATTTTGATCTAAATAATTGTGAGGTGATAAAGGACATCATGTTTTACATTAAAAATACATTATTCATTATTCATTATTACTTTTTGTACAATTTTGTATTTCTTGTGTTTTTTTATTTAATGTCATAATGTTTCGAAAACTAATTTAAATTTATGATGTATTTTCTAATATAAATGATAATGTTCATTATCAACTGACaaaatttgaaattaaaatttaacTTGTATGTGGCAAAACAAAATAATCTTATTAATGGGTAAATCGGACCAACTTAGATAATTGGAGGGAGTAAAATGAATCAAACGTTTGTTTATAGGGTTATCAATAATGTTGTGGGTAGGGGGTCCGTCCGAGCGTATCCGTCCGGACGCCTAGTTCCTGCGTAGCGATTGGGCCAAAACAGACAACGGGCCTATGGCCTCCCTAACTCATCTGCCTACTGCGAACATCCCCCACTCCCGACCACAGCGGCAGCTTTCACCGCACTATCCGCTCGCAGTGGCCGTGTCCGCCGTGCCATCCGCCTGCCCCACTCGCGACGCGCCATCCACCAGCCCCACTCTGTTGTGACCATCCCCGTCATGCCCCATCCCGTGCCGCGCCCCGCCCTAATCTCATGCCACGCCGCGGCTCCATCCCGCACTACGTGGGGCATCCCCTGCCGCGCCCCCGTCCACCTCAGCTGTTGTAGCTATGGCATGCACCGCACCATCAGGAGGAGGTCGCCAGCCGTTGCTCTTGACGTCCCTTACAAGCTACCGTAGTTCCACACTAGGTAGGTCATTACTGCCGGCGCTATTCTGCGTTTTAAGTGTTTTGAGCGTTTCAGACATTGTGTTTTAActtttaagggggtgtttggttcgccCTACTAAAATTTAGTCCTTGTTACATTggatgtttggacactaatttggagtattaaacattgattaattataaaactaattgtacatattaagactaatttacgagacgaatctattaagcctaattaggctcATGTTTAGTCTTTCTAATTAGTATCAAATACCCGATGTGACatctactaaactttagtccctggataagtgtttcatctggatgttgtaaaagtaaatTTGCGATGTTGCATGTCTTGCGATGACAATATATGCATATTGCAagtctatgtttcaagtgtttcaggtgtttcaaatatttatctggatgttgcatatgtttgctatGGCTCTATACGCATGTTTCAagcgtgtttcaagtgtttcagatgtttcagacttaagttgcaagtgtttcatctggatgctgcaaaagtagatctcgatgttgcatatgttgctatgggtatacacgcatgtttcaagcgtatatttcaagtgtttcatctgtttcggatgatatgttgcaagtgtttcatataaatatttcaaaagtagatatgGGAGAGCACATATTTCAATGACGTCGGTGGATGGCGGACAACTGCCTGCTCGTGCTGGAGGCGCCGTCGTGAGTCACCGTGCGGGCACCTGTGGCCAGCAGACGCCTCCGCGGCGCACATCCGTAAGCAGGGTAGGTGATGGGGCCCACGTGGGGCCTAGCAATGGCAGTGGGCACGGGATAGGCTGCTGGGGCGCTGGATGGGCGCGGGGCGCGGTGTGACGTCCGGACACGGGGATGCGGACTCGGGTGGTGAGATACGGTGTGAGGTAGCGCGCGGGCGCTGCGTTCGGGCGCTAGCCCTTCCGTAAGGTTGTTTAGACATTGACCAAACTTGAGGGAGAGTAATATgaactttttcctttttttttaataCGTACGTGATCTCTGCGTCTTCTGATATAGATATAGAGAtgaaaattattaatttattttctgaCAATAGGGAGGGAAAAAAAAGCTGATGACAGAGGCATTTGAGAGGCAGCGCCAAAGAAAACACGATGTCTTCTTGGTCTGCTGGAGCGAGTGCAGGCCTTCTCGAAAAGCAGGGGAGTGCATGGCCTGGCCGGTCTTGTGGCGTCGCTCAGTGCTCATGGTCATGGGCTCATGGCTCGAAGGCCATGCTTTCAGCCTCGTCCTTGAGGGACTCGTACATGAACGACGACAGGTATCGCTCGCCGAAGCTCGCGAAGATAGCCTGCTGCCACAGACGAAGAACAAGCGAAATGAGACAGCCATTTCGTCACACACTCATACCACACGTCCGCAAGATGACGGGTTTCTGATGACGCAGGCAGAGGCAGCTTACGACGATGAGCTTGCCCCTGTTCTCGGCCCTCCTGGCGACTCTGATGGCGGCGACCGCGGTCGCACCCGACGATATCCGGACCTGAAAGTGAAAGGCAAGACCGGGGTCGTCATTAGTTCGCCAGCAGATGCAGAGCTGGAATTGGAACAGCAGGGATCGGTGAGGTCGCTCGCTCGCCTCACCAGTAGCCCTTCTTCCAACGCGATCTGCTTCGCCATGCCGGCGGCTTCCTCGCTGGAGACCTGGAAGACCTCGTCGAGGAGGCTGACGTCGAGACggtggaaccggtggtgaccaccgagttctcgatcttggagctggcttacagcctgcctagctcgttaccacgagcctacgctcccacaggtcccaggtccactgaagctgacaacatataaggcctttaggCCTTCTCTACCTAAAAGACTAGCcttataggtgagggttctcccgccttatatgttgtgctcccccaccatatCGTGaattcggtggtcaccaccgattCCAACAATTAGTATCGGAGCCGGTacccatggtcagaaaagctaaacccgataaaaaaatctcgagcgtcacatatggcgggggcaccccgatgtgtgactaagggggagattgttggggtttagttccacatcgtgtagcgatggtggaggagcacaacatataaggcgggagaaccctcacctatcaggctagtcttttgggttgagtaaggcccaaagaccttatatgttgtcagcttcaGTGGACCtgtgacctgtgggagcgcagactcgtgataacgagccgggccggctgtaagccagctccaagatcgtgaactcggtggtcaacACCGGTTCCAAGAATTGGTATCGGATCCGGTACCCATGGTAAAAAAAATgtaaacccaataaaaaatctcgagcgtcacatatggcgggggcaccccgatgtgtgactaagggggatgttgttggggtttagtcccacatcgtgtagcgatggtgggggagcacaacatataagacgggagaaccctcacctatcagactagtcttttgggttgagaaggcccaaaggctttatatgttgtcagcttcgATGGACCTatgacctgtgggagcgcaggctcgtggtaacgagccgggccggcagtaagccagctccaagatcgtgaactcggtggtcaccaccggttccaacaattggtatcagagtcggtacccatggtcagaaaagctaaacccgataaaaaaatctcgagcgtcacatatggcgggggcaccccgatgtgtgactaagggggagattgttggggtttagtcccacatcgtgtagcgatggtgggggagcacaacatataaggcgggagaaccctcacctatcagactagtcttttgggttaagtaaggcccaaaggccttatatgttgtcagcttcagtggacctgggacctgtgggagcgcaggctcgtggtaacgagctgagcaggctgtaagccagctccaagatcgagaactcggtggtcaccaccggtttggatcttggagctggcttacagcctgcccagctcgttaccacgagtctgcgctcccacaggttccAGGTCCATTGAAGctaacaacatataaggcctttggaccttctcaacccaaaagactagtctAAAAGGTGGGAGCATCTTTCACCTTATATGTTGTGTTCCTccaccatcgctacatgatgtgggactaaaccccaataatctcccccttagtcacacatcggggtgtccccgccatatgtgacgctcgagatttttttattgggtttagcttttctgaccatgagtaccggcttcgataccaattgttggaaccggtggtgaccaccgagttcacgatcttggagctggcttacagccggcccggctcgttactaCGAGCCaggctcccacaggtcccaggtctaccgaagctgacaacatataaggcctttggaccttctcaacccaaaagactagtctAATAGGTGgggggcttcttccgccttatatgttgtgctcccccaccatcgctacacgatgtgggactaaaccccaacaatctcccccttagtcacacatcggagtgcccccgccatatatgtgacgctcgagattttttatcgggtttagcttttttaaCCATGGGtaccggctccgataccaattgttggaaccggtggtgaccaccgagttcacgatcttggagctggcttacagccggcccggctcgttactacgagcctgcgctcccacaggtcccaggtccactgaagctgacaacatataaggcattggacttactcaacccaaaaggcTAGTCtaataggtgggggcttcttccgccttatatgttgtgctcccccaccatcgctacacgatgtggaacTAAACCCCAACAGAGCACGCCGGGAACGAAGCCGGCGACGAGGTCCTGAATCTTGTGCGGACCTGAGCTCGGACAGACAGACCGACGGCGTGTCAGTGACGGAGACGATGGAGACGAGCGTGACAGAGCATGGCTGCTAATCAGATCACTGCAGGTGCGGGGTGCAGGCGCGGCGTCTCACCAGGTTTCCCTCCGGACAGCACGGCGCTGTCCGACGGCTCGACGCCGTAAATCTTGATGGCAGGGTTCCTCTCCTTGAGGTACCTCCCGGCGCCGGTGACGGTGCCGCCGGTCCCGATGCCGGCGACGAGGACGTCGACCTTGCCCGCGGTGGCTGTCCAGATCTCGGGCCCCGTCGTCTCGTAGTGAGCCCTGGGGTTGGCCGGGTTGGCGAACTGCTAGAGCACGTGCGCGCCCGGCGTCCGCGCCGCCACCTCCTGCGCCTTGCGCACCACGCCGTCCGTGGTCAGCATCGGGTCCGTCAGCACCACCTCCGCGCCGAACGCCCTCAGCACGCCGCGCCGCTCCGTGTTCACCGACGCCGGCATCGCCACGATCAGCATGTACCCCTTGGCCGCCGCTATGAACGCCAGCCCGATGCCCGTGTTGCCGCCCGTCGGCTCGATCAGGACGCTCTGCACCCAGGCCGACCCATGAACTCATTCATTGGTACCAGCAGCAAGCCAGATTGCAACGAGCTTGGAATTGCCACGCATGGCGATCTCCCTCACCTTTCCAGGGGGTGATCGGGCCCTTCTCCTCCGCATCAGCGATCATGCTGTAACCAATCCTGAAGGTGCACAGACAGTATAGTAAGACTGCAACATTGCATCAGGAACAAGAACAAATGAGGCGCTTGATTGCATGCAGGAACAAACAAGAAAGCAAGCACCTGTCCTTGACGCTGGAGCAGGGCTCCATGACTCAAGCTTGGCAGCGACACGCGCCTCGCAGCCAGCCACCACCTTGTTCAGGTACACCAACGGGGTCTTGCCAATCAACTGATGAACAAATTTGCGGCGAAAAAGTTTACTTAACTAGTAATTCAGATGGACAGATACGAGTTAATAATGCCTGCAAACTACTACAAATTTGTTTACGCACGCACTTGGGTGACATCTTTGGCAATCTTTGGGATCTGGTCTTTTGCGGTCTTTGAACCCTGATCCTGGACGGTCTCAGTCTCATCAGAGCTTGGAATTGGACCCCATCCACCCATGGTGATCTGCTGATAGATGATGTTGCACGAAGCACTTGGGAATTGAAGCAAATGGTACGCGCAACATGCAGCGCTTTTATATATAGCGTGCGTCCAAGCATATATTTGGTATATGTGGTTGGTGGATGCTGCAAAGAAATCGCACAAACGTCTTTTGCGTTCGTTCTTGGTGCTCCGTGATCTTTTATGTACAGCAACTTTTTGGCTTCGGTGAAGTTGTCCTAGGATGATGCTGTCGATCTTGCCGATAGCTACAACAAAAATTAAGGTTGCTGGTGCTTACAAGGTTATAGCAATGATAGAAGCCTTGAAAACTGACAGTACAGCAGGTAAACTTTGTTGCATGTTCTCATGAGACAAACGACAGACTTACGTCATTGTGTATGTGTACTTGACACGTACATACGTATCGTGGACGACCTGGATGACATATCTTGTTTCATCGCGACGCGACAAAAGTTAGTTTAATTGTTTTCTTCGTTACGTTTGTCCTGGTTTATATTTTTATGTTTGGCGTATTACTATAACCCTTAGTCACATCTCTCAAACCGTTAAATCAACTCATCATTTGATCGAACAATATCATCCATCCGCTTCGGCTCATGTTGTTCTCGAGAGAAAAACATGGTGGGGTACACAAATATTCTGCAATATGAAGAAGGGAGATGCTAGCGCCTGGACATCCGGTCCGAAGATACGTTCATACATAGCTTCCACCAAACCTGTAAAGTTTTTTTATTCCTCCCGTAACTCTCATCCAACCTATAAAAGTTATGTGATTCCACCCGTAACAGAGGGGACATCTCATGTATGCACACCCGCGCCCTGCTGCACGCACATGCGGGGATCACCCGTGCCCCAGCCGCC
This region includes:
- the LOC136497162 gene encoding uncharacterized protein, with protein sequence MAQGGNKGKKLAVSLREKKDAANAALAALRKEAGEYNSMMNRMETMAGPELREYVSQNKHTLGSKMKATIKKLLRKGKPKKKRTMLHPIVGATLKFHKDDDMPAAVGSTGDA